CCAGGCAAAAAGTGAGAAAAAAAACACCTGCCCATTTCATTTTGACTTTCATGGTTCCCTCCTATCCGTTGATATTGGTCACAATATTCCCGTACACCGGGATATTAAATAACACCCTCTTTCCTGAGGTTTTCTATGTCTGCCTCGGAGTACCCAAGACCCTGGAGCACTTCTTCGGTATGTTCACCCAAAAGAGGCGGAGCCAAACGGATGGAGCCGGGGGTATCGGAGAGATAAAGAGGAATACCGAGGAGTTTCATTATACCGATGGTGGGATGAGGAACCTCTTCGACCATTTTCAGATGAACAACCTGAGGGTGTGTGAGCACCTCGCCAACGGTATTTATGGGACCACAGGGAACACCGGCCTTTTTAAGCCGGGATATGATCTCCTCACGGCTTTTCCGTCTCGTAAAATCGGTGATTAACTCCACCAGAACTTCACGATGCTTTACCCGATCCTTGTTGGTCTTAAACCTCGGGTCGTTTTTGAGATGCTCCAAGCCAAGAGCATCACACATTTTTATCCACAGCCAATCGTTGGGAACTGCGATGATCACATAGCCATCACCTGCCTCAAAGGCCTGATAAGGCGCAAGATTGGGATGGCCCGAACCCATCCTGCCAGGACTTTCCCCCGTGGCAAGAAAGGACTGACCCAGGTAGGTTTGAAGCGATACCACCGCTTGAAGTAGTGACACCTCAACATACTGACCTTTCCCCGTTTTTGTCCGGGCAAAGAGAGCGGCCATAACACCGAAGGCCGCATAAAGGCCCGTCGCAAGGTCAACTATTGAAAACCCCACCCTGACCGGCGGGCCCTCCGGTTCACCCGTGACGCTCATCAAACCGCCAAAGGCCTGCATGAGAAGATCATAGGCGGGTTCATCTTTCAGCGGACCCCTTCGACCAAAACCGCTAACGGCGCAATAGACAAGCTCCGGGTTAATCTTTTTGAGCTCTTCATAACCCAGTCCGAATTTTTCCATTGTTCCGGTGCGGAAATTTTCGATGAGCACGTCGGATTGGGCCGCAAGGGCTTTGATAATTTCCCGGCCCTGCTCACTTTTTAAATTAACGGTAATACTTTTTTTATTTCGGTTCAGACTGAGATAGTAGCAGCTTTCACCTCCCCATTCCGGGGGTTTATAGTGTCTTGTTTCGTCGCCCACACCCGGCTGTTCAACCTTGATGACGTCGGCTCCCATATCACCCAGAATCATTCCGCAGAAGGGGCCTGCCAGAGTTCTGGCAAGCTCAAGGACCCTGATACCCTGAAGGGGTTGAAGCATTTTAGGCCTCCGGGGGTTTTCTGTTCGACCGTATGAACGGTAGGTCACAACTCACTTTTTATAGCGCCTTCTACAAAAAGTCAAGCTTCTTTACCACAATTCCGCCTTTCTTCTATTTTAAACCGGCTATTCCTTTACCTCGAAAGAATTCAGAAATTTAATCATCTCCACAATCATACGATCACGCCATAATTCTCGGGCTTCCAAATCCGTCCCAAAGGCGGTCTCCAGCAAACTGACTTCTTCTACCACCTTCTCTTTTGCCTCCTCCGGAATCTCGGTCCACGTGGCCATATCTTCCCATCTACTCCTGTAGGAAGAAGAAAAGTGTTCAAAAAAACCTTCTATGTCGCCCCCGGCCATACTGGCCCTCATAAAAGGCCCCATAAAAGGGTCTCGGATCCCCAGCCCCAATCGAAAAGCCCTGTCTATGTCCTCAACCGAAGCCACCCCACGGCCCACCAGATCAACGGCTTCTCTAAGCACTGCGGCCTGAAAACGGTTAAGAATGTATCCCGGTACCTCTTTCTTAAGCCTGATGGGAACCTTACCCACCCGCTTCATAAACTCACATACCCTTTCGACAACTTCCGGCGACGTCAGCTCACCGCCAACGACTTCGACCACGGGAATGATGTGTACGGGCAGAAAGGGGTGAACCAGAACGCAACGCTCCGGATGCCGGAGTCCTTTCTGAATATCCGTCATCCTGAAGCCTGAAGAGCTGCTGGCAAGAATAACCGCCCGATCGGTCATTCCGTCCAGATCTTGAAAAACTTTTCGCTTTATCTGAAGCCTGTCCGGAACGGATTCTTGAACATAGTCCGCCCCTTCCAGGGCTCTTTCCATTACCGTCGTAAATTCGATCCTTCCTAAGGCTTCATCAACTTCGTCAGAAGTCACAAGGCCATGGTCTCTCAAAAGATTAAGGTGTTTTCTTATTCTTCGTTGAGCCTCTGAAAGAACCGTTTCTCCGATGTCATAAGCCGCGACGGGAAGCCCACGGAGCGCAAAGACAACGGCCCACCCCTGACCTATAAACCCCGAGCCTATGCATGCAACCTTTCGGACCTCCACATGACCGGTGTATAAACTATCGGTTCCCATTGCCGGTTATCCCTTCAGAAAGTTTTTTCAGCATTTCCCGCATTTCCTGCCTTATCTTTTGAGATTCGTAACGCCTTTCTATGGCAAATCGAAGCATATCCACGGTAATGCCTCTTTTCATGATTGCCATTAAAGCCAGAGCGCCAAAAGCCCTTTGATTTTTCTTTATACCCAGATCACGAAAACTGACTTCCTTAATCTCGGCAGGGCAAGCAGGGAGGTTCAACCCCGAGTCGCAAATAATCAGTGATTTTTCCGAAAGCTTTTCAAAAATAGCCCGCCTTCTTTCAACGCCTTCCTGGGCAACGGCAAGAACCACATCGGGACTTTTGATCCCGGTGTAGTGAATTTCATCTCCCGATAAAATGACTTCCGCAATCGACGGTCCCCTCAGGACCGTTATGTCGTATTCGTTTTTCTGCGCAACCCTCAGACCCGCACTCATCGCGGCAAGAGCCAGAACTTCTCCTGCCGTAACCACATGTTGTCCAGCCGCGCCGAGAATCAAAACCTCATATCTTCTTCTTTCCAGCGGCTCAAAGCGAATTTCTATTCCCTCCGGAAGCGATACGGGCTCGAGCTTCCCAAGGTGCTCCCTGTAAGCCTTTCCGTATTCGGTGCGCAGGTTATGTTCCACGAGACCCCGGAAAGGCGTTAATTTCACCGATTCCTCAAGCATCTTTGGCGTTAGCCTGTTCCGCCGGGAATATCGGCCCGGGCATATCTCTCTGATCTCAACCACACTAAACCCGTCAAATTTAACGGCCTCTTCGAGAATACCCGTGAGATTACCGTCCTGGGCCGAACAGACATACACAAAGGGGGCTCCCGCTGCCGCAGCAACCTCCGCAACGGGAAGGGGTTTTTCAATTCGGTTAAGAAAACTCGTGGTAACACTGGCATCCTGAGGAGTTGTAGAAGAATGCTGTCCTCCGGTCATTCCGAAGTTGAAGTTGTTCATTATTATCAGCGTCAGGTCCAGGTTGCGTCTGCAGGCCGCCAGGAAGTGAGCTCCTCCTATACCGACACCACCGTCACCCAGTGTAACGATTACCTTTAGTTCGGGTCTGCACATCTTAATCCCGGTGGCGTAAGTAAGAGCGCGTCCGTGCAGGCCATGAACGGCGTGGGTATTGAAAAAGGTATCGAAAAGGCCTGAGCATCCTATGTCGCTTACGATGCACACCCTGTCGCCCTGAAGGCCTAAATTAACGAGGGCTCTATCCAGTGCTTTGACCACGGTTTCGTGAGAACAGCCGGGACAGAAAACCGGCGGTCTTGAGGGATTTATAAGGCTCCCGGAGTTCATTTAGAAAGACTCCTTTCTATCTCCTCAGGCGTTATGAGTGTCCCGTTCATTTTGGTTATCGAGATGATGTCATCTCTACAGAGCACCCTGCTGATTTCCCGCACATACTGGCCTGTATTCATTTCAACCACGGCGATCCTTTCGTAATCCTTAGCTTTTTCTCTTATCAGCTTCTCCGGCACAGGCCACAGGGTTTTCAGCACCAGAAGGCTCACAGTTTGGGCCTTGGATTCCAGGGTTCTGGCCGCTTCCAGAGCAGACCGAGCGGTTATTCCGTAGGATATCACCAGTGTGTCTGCGTTATCTTTATGAAAATAGTCGTAAAAGGTAAACTCATCCACCGAGGAAATCAGCTTTTCTTCAAGCCGTCTGTTCTGTCTTTCTATGTGTTCAGGGTTAGTGGTAATGTAGCCGTCTTCTCCGTGAGTGGAGGAAGTAAAGCGACTGAGTCTACCTCTGGCGCCAATGGGCAGGAAATAAGGAACCCGACCATCGGAGGAGACTCTATAGGGCAGATACACCTCTTCCTTCGGTGCTTCCATCCGGTCTAGGAGAGGCGGTTTTTCCAGTTCATCCAGGTCAATCACCTCACGGGTCATTCCGATTTCCTTGTTGGAAGCAATAAAGACGGGACAGCGGAATCTTTCGGCGAGATTGAAAGCATGGATCGTCAGAGAGTAACAATCCGAGACGGTGGTGGGACACAGCACAATTGTAGGAAAGCCGCCGGTGTTTGACCATCTGATGAACTGGACGTCCCCATCGGCTCCTCTCGTTGCAGACCCGGTGGAAGGGCCCAGGCGCTGAACGTCAACAATAACAAGAGGTATTTCGCAGGCAATGGCGAAAGAAATATTTTCGCTATAAAGGCTTATACCGGGGCCCGATGTGGCCGTCATGGCCTTGTATCCTGCCATGGATGCACCGATACAGAAACCTATAGAAGCGATTTCATCTTCTCCCTGCATCACTATTCCACCGTTAGGAGGAAGGATTCTCAACATGGTGTGTAAGATTGTGGTAGCCGGTGTAATGGGATAGCCCGCAAAGAAGCGGCAGCCTGCATGCAGTGCTCCCCAGGCTACGGCTTCGTTACCCTCCCAGAATACCTTTCTCATAGCCTGTTCTCCTTAAACCGAGTTTCATCCCATGCCTGAGGATTCACAAGATTACGGGGGCGCTCGCCTTTCAGAACGGCAACGACATCACGGGCAACTTCTTCTGCCATCCTCTTAAGCGCTCCATCCGTCATTGCGGCCATATGAGGGGTAACGAGCACATTATCCAGGGTAAAGAAGGGGTGATCTGGCGGTGGAGGTTCCTTTTCAAACACGTCGATTGCCGCCCCGGCAATACGTTTCTCTTTCAGAATCTCGTAAAGATCCTTTTCCACGACAATACCACCTCTTGCCGCATTTATAAGATAGGCCGTCGGCTTCATGAGCCTGAGATAACGCATATCAATAAGCCCTCGGGTTTCTTCGGACAGGGGAACGTGTACGGACACGACGTCGGCTTCAACAAAAACTGACTCCAGGTCGCTCCGCGGTACGGCTCCACCCTGCCGAATTGCCTCTTCCGAAATGTAGGGGTCATAGGCTATCACCCTCATATCGAAACCGTCACGGCACTTCCGGGCAACCAGTCGGCCTATACGTCCGAAACCGACGAGCCCGAGGGTTTTTCCGTTTAGTTCTATGCAGGTAAAGCCAAGCCGCGTGACCAGCCCCGGAAGAGAACCATCCCTGTTGAACAGGCCTTCCCGGAGGGCTCTATCGGCCTCCTTGAACCTCTTTGCAAGATACCCCATGGCCATCACGACATACTCGGCAACGGACATGCTGTTGGCGTCGGGTGTGTTGACGACGATGACCCCTCTCTCGGTTGCGGCCTCAAGATCTATGTTATCCACACCTATTCCGTGCCTTCCGATAACCTTAAGACGAGGAGAGGCCTGAATCATTCGCCGGGTAACAGGTGAAGAACGAACGACGAAAGCATCGGCGTCCTTAAGTTCTTCTACGATGACCTCCTCCGACACACTCGGCGACACCATCACCTTACCGGCCTGCTCCAAAATGGTCATACCTGCTTCGTGAATCTTCTCGGCTAACAGTATCTTCATGAGATTTCTCCTTCTACACGGCGGGGAACCTGGGCTCCCGCCCTTCCAGGACGGCTATGACATCTTCGGCAACCATGCTCATCCTGTACATCCCCTCCTCGGTATGAGCGGCCATGTGAGGAGTCCCCACAAAGTTATCCAGCTTGAGGAGCGGATGATCTGCAGGCAGGGGCTCCTGCTCGAATACATCGGCCGCAGCACCTGCAATTCTTCTTTCCTTCAAAACCTCTATCAGATCCTCTTCTTTCCACACAGGACCTCGAGCCATGTTGATCACGAAGGCCGTGGGTTTCATCATTGTGAAGAATTTTCTGTCTATGAGATGCCTGGTCTCGGGAAGTAAGGGCAGGTTTATGGAGATTATATCGGACTGAGAAAACAACTCTTCCAGACTTACCCGACGGGCATTCATCAGCTTTTCGGCATCCTCTTTGGGCTCAACGTCAAAATATAAAACGGGCATTTCAAAACCGAAATGACATATCCGGGCAGTGCACTGGCCAATGTTGCCGAAACCCACAACCCCAAGGGTTTTTCCCTGTAGCTCGGTCGTGCGGATTTCGTATCGGGCGTTCCAATGGCCCTGTTTGAGTGCTTCAAAGGCGTGGTTGATCTTTTTCGCCAGAACCAGTGCCAGACCGACAAAATGCTCGGCAACGCTCTGAGCATTTGCCAGCGGGGTGTAAACAACGCGAATACCTTTTTCCCTGGCCGCTTCAAGATCTATGTTATCCAGCCCCACGCCGTGACGACCTATTACCTTCAACCTGGGAGCTGCTTCAATAACCCGCCGGGTTATAGCCCCTCGGGCTCTTATGACCACGGCGTCTACGTCGGCCACCTCCCGAACCAGGTCATCCTCTTCAAGAGACTCGGGAAACTTAACGTTGCATTTTTCCTTAAGCAGATTCACACCGGCTTCATGCATGTCTTCACAAAGCAACACGGAAAACCTCTTCTCCATTTTATCCTCCACAATGCTTTAGTGGGCAAAGGCCTCAACCGCCTCCAGCTGAGCAAGATAGCGTTCTTTGGCGTGAGCCAGATGTCTTTCTGCCAGTTCATCCAGCTTGGCAACATCTTTCTCTCTGAAAGCTTTTAAAAATTCCCTGTGTTCCTGAAGGATCGTTTGCAAAACGCCCGGAGACGACCACGATGCATAGCGCACGATATAGAGCCGCGTTCTGAGGTCCACTATGAGCTGGAACAGCACGGGGTTATCGGCCAGCTCAAACATGGCATCGTGAAATCTCGAATTTGTCTGAATCATTGCCTCAATGTCTCTCTTTTCATAGGCTTCTTCAAACCGATCCGCCAGCTCTTCCAGCCGATCGATGTCCTCGGGACGGATGTTCTTCAAGGCCAGCCTCAGGGCAAGACGCTCCAGTTGAACCCGAATAACAAAAATGTCTTCAATCTCTTTTTTGCTCAGGTCTTTAACCGTGGCTCCCTTATAGGGAGTAATCTGAACAAGGCCTTTCGTCTCAAGTATCTTGAGTGCATCCCGGACCGCATAGCGGCTGACATTGAGTCTGGAAGCAAGGTCGGTTTCGACGAGATGTTCCCTGGGTCTAAAAACACCCGTAAGGATCATGTTTTCTATTTTTTTCACCAGTGCATCCAGGTTAGAGCTTTTCTGCGGCATTGAACAATTCTCCCCCCTTAAATGACCGCCCCTATGTGCCAAGGCACAAAGGAGTCATCACCGAAACCGAAGGACTCACTCTTCGTTTTTTTACCCGAAGCAACCTCCAGAATTTCTCGAAATATACATTCACCCATTTCCCTCAAAGTTAACCCCTCGTCGATAATGGCACCTGCGTTAAGGTCCATATCTTTCTGCATACGCAAAAAGGTATCGCTGTTGGAAGCAATTTTTATCACCGGAGCAGGCTTACAACCCAGCACAGATCCTCGACCCGTGGTGAAGCATATAAGATGAGCTCCTCCGGCAACCATCCCTGTAATCGAGGTTACATCGTAACCGGGAGTATCCATAAAAACCAGCCCCGTTTCCGTTATCCTTTCGGCGTAATCATACACCGCCCTGAGTGAAGTGGTCCCGCCTTTGGAAACCGCTCCCAACGATTTTTCGTAAATCGTCGTAATTCCACCGGCTTTGTTCCCGGGCTGCGGGTTGTTGTCGAGCACACACCCGTGAAGCCCGGTGTAATTTTTCCACCACTCTATCTTTTCCGCCAGTTTCAGGGAAACCCGATCATTAACGGCTCTGGTCATTAGAATATGTTCCGCTCCGTAAATTTCGGGCGTTTCACTCAGTACGGCCGTTCCTCCGTACCCGACCAGCATGTCCACCGCTACACCCAGTGAAGGATTTGCAGTAATACCCGAGAATGCATCGGAACCGCCGCACTCTAGTCCCACCACAAGTCTGGATACCGGGACATCCACCCGCTTCACGGCTGAAGCTTCTTTTAATTCCCTCTCAAGCCAATCCCTTACGATTTCAACGGCCCTTTCGGTGCCGCCCACATCCTGAATGTTTACCGTAAGCAATCTGCTTCTGTCCTTCAGATAGTACTCATCCAGCAGAGCCTTCAGCTGATTCGTTTCACATCCCAACCCCAAAAGGACCACGGCAAAAAAGGAGGGGTGATTACAATATCCGGCAATGGAGCGCCGCAGGTTTGCAAGCCCCGGAGATCGGGCGGCCATTCCGCATCCCAGCGTGTGACCAAAGGCCACGACTCCGTCCACCCCCGGAAAGTCCTTTTCAAGTCGTGGCCGGAAAATATCGGCAATCCTTGATGCCACCGGGTTGGCACATGAGACCGTCGTCATTATTGCAACGTAATTTCGAATACCCACACTGCCGTCGGGTCTGAGGAAACCTTTAAAAACGGGCGGTTCATCGGGCTCCGATGTATCGGGGAAAAAACTCCTGCCAGCAGCAACCTTCCTATCTCCCGGAACCTCACCCGCCACCATGTTATGATCGTGAACATGTTCACCGGGAAGAATATCTTTCGTTGCAGTTCCTATGTAGTGCCCATACTTGAAAACAGGGCTTCCTGCCGGGATCGGACTGACGGCAAACTTATGACCACGGGGAACATGATCCCTTAAAACTACCCGGAGCCCACCAACCTGCAGGCAACTACCTTCGGCAATATCCTTCAGGGCCACAGCCACATTGTCGCTTCTATGAATGAGGATTGCACCTGTCCTTACGGCATCCATGCGATCACTCCCTGAGCCTTGCCCCTTCTGAAACTTTACCCACCAGCATGGAGTAGCGTGCCAGGACCCCCTTCACGGCTTTTTCCCTTATCTTAACGGTCTTGCGCCGCCTCTCGAGTTCGGCCTCGTCAACCTTCAAATCTATCCTTCTACCCGGCAAATCGATCTCAATAACATCCCCGTCCATGACATAAGCTATGGGACCACCAAGAGCTGCTTCCGGTGAAACATGGCCCACGCACAGCCCCCGGGTCGATCCCGAAAATCGTCCGTCCGTCACAAGGGCACATTCCTTGCCCAGACCCATTCCCACGAGAGCCGCCGTTGCCGATAGCATTTCTCTCATACCCGGCCCTCCCTTAGGGCCTTCATACCGAATAACCACAACATCACCGGGCTTTATCTTTCCGTCGTATATAGCGTGCTCCGCATCCTGCTCATTATCAAAAACCCTGGCCCTGCCCCGGAAATATTTCACCGACAGATCCACGCCGGTCTGCTTAACGCAGGCTCCGTCAGGAGCCAGAGTTCCGAAAAGGATGGCATAGCTTCCCTCTTCTTTTACAGGGTTATCCAGAGGCCGGATAACTTCATCGTCATTGATCACGGCCCTGGCCGCCACGTCCCTAATCTTCATACCCAGAACATTAACTTCGTCGGGATTCAGAAGAGGCATCAAGCGTTTGCAAACAGCCGGAATACCTCCGGCCATGTCCAGATCCAGAAGGGTAAAGGGACCTGCGGGCTTGAGATGGCATATATAGGGAGTTGTTCTGCTCAGGGTATCAAAATCCTTCAGAGAAATATCTATTTCCGCTTCGGCTGCTATGGCGGGAGCGTGAAGCAGAAGGTTGGTCGATCCGCCGACGGCGGCACAAACTCTTACGGCATTTTCAAAGGCTCCTCTGGTCATGATGTCCCGGGGTTTGATGTCTTCACGGACAAGCCGAAGGACTTCCAGGCCGCTTTGACGGGCAATACGCTTTTTTTCGGATGATACTGCGTGAGCCGTGGACGATCCCGGCAAGGTTACTCCCAGAACTTCGGCAAAACACGCCATTGTGTTGGCCGTACCCATCATGGCGCAGGAACCGGGCCCGGGACAGACGCTGCACTCAAGCTTTAGGACCTCCTCGTCGGTCAACTCGCCGCGACGCCACCTCCCCACGCCCTCCCTCATGTCCGGAATGGCAACCTTGCGGCCCTGAAAATAACCGGGCAACATCGGACCACCGGTTACCATAATTGACGGGAGATTCAGCCGTGCCATTGCCATGAGCATTGCCGGCTCAATCTTGTCGCATCCACCGATAAAAACCAGACCGTCCAGTTGCTGAGCCTCCACCACCAGTTCAATGGAGTCGGCTATCCAGTCCCTGCTGGGCAAAACGTAACACATCCCACGATGCCCCTGCGTAATACCGTCACATATTGCTATGGTATTGAACTCAAAAGGAATACCTCCAGCCTCGTACACACCTTTCTTAACCTCTTCACTCAACTCCCTCAAATGTCGATGACCCGGATGCATCTCATTCCAGGAGTTAACAATCCCGATAAAGGGTTTATCCAAATCCCGATCCAGAAGCCCGAGAGAACGGAGATGGGCCCTCTGGCCTGCCCTTGCAGGCCCATCAACGATTATTCTGCTTCTGTAGGTCTTTGTGATCTTTAAATAGCTCACCGGTTCACCCCCTTTATTCGAAAGGAATTAGCCGCAATTCTTCATCAAACTCGGGAACGAAGGATCGATTTTCGACCACGATGTTGGGCAGCCCCTGTAACTCCGCAACGACGGGTTCAGTAGCCCAGAAAGTCTCCAGCTCCAGTGTGTTCTTGATTCGAACCATACGGATCCTGTGAGGGTCAGGCACCATGTCCAGAGCCAGCTCAAAGGCCTCCTTATCGCTATCCACCACGAGAGGCATTCGGGCGGATCTCAAAACCCTTGATGTTCTGGCGTTCGTGTAGGTTGCGTTCCAATCGACCTTATCTATCAGTCTTCTGGGAACAATGTCGGCCATGCCGATTCCGGTAGCATTCCCGTGGGACGCCGGCGTGAGATCCAGAACGATAACGGTTCTGTAATCCGGCTTTCTCTCGCCGCCTTCCCTTCTCCAGAAACCTATAACGTTGGGGTCCATTCCGGCACCGCTTATGTCCTTGCCCATGCGGTCGATAATAAGCGTATCGAGATCGTCCACGGGAATTCGGGGGAATACCTCCCAGGCATCAAGGAGTAGCGCCCTGTCCACATCCACGAATTCCTCCGGGCCGGCAACCTTTAGCCTGTAAAGCTCGTGCCGCTCATTCTCCACGACGGCCACACCGAAAAGCACGGAGACTTTACTCAGGATAAGCCTTGCGGCCGGAACTATGGTCTTGCCCAGCTGAAACTTGTGCATATAAGAGGCTCCCTTTTGCCTGCCCAGACCCACGGCAAGCATTTTACAAAGCCCCGATTCCACATCGGAGCGAAAGGCCGTGTGGGGTTTGACCCTGTTGATAACGACGAGGTGATCGGCATCAAGGGCATCTCTGGCAAAATAGACCCTTGCCCCCGAATCCAGCTCCCCCAGACAGACTACATCCATGCTGGCAACTATCGGAGCACCTACCACATCTTCTTTGATACCCAGATTTCTCAACACATCTGCCTGTCCCTCGGCAGTAGCAGCACCGTGAGATCCCATGGCCGGCGTTACGTAGGGCTTAAGACCCAGTTCTTTGAGAAAAGCCACCACTTCTTTCACCATATCAACAATACGGGCAACGCCACGGGATCCGACACCAATGGCCACACTCTGGCCGGGACGTACACGGCCGTGCAGATCCAGACTCTTAAGCTGCCGTCTCAGCTCGCCTACAGGATCCTTTATGGACTCGGACCTGAAAATCTGTCTCACCTTACGAAATTCAGGATAACCCATCGCCAGATACCCTCCCGTATTATCACTTTCCTATTTTGCCAGGCTCCCCTTTAGGTTTCACAATCAACGGTTTGACCTGTGAATAGACCGTAAAAATCAGGAAAGCGAGCATAATAATGCTGAAAGGTCTGATCAGCATTCCCAGATAATTGTCACCGTAAGTTATAAGGGCTCTGCGCAGAGCCGTATCGGCAATTTTGCCGACAAGTATCCCCAAAACCATGGGGGCAAGAGGGTAATTGCGCAGACGCAGGAAAAACCCAAGAACGCCAAAGCCCAGCATGCAGTAAACATCGAAAAGGGTGAAACCGGCAGCCCAGGCTCCTAGAACACCAAGGGCGGCCGCAACGGGCAATACTATTTCTCGAGGGCTTGACAGGATGTGTATAAAAGCCGGCGACAGAATAATCCCACCCAGTCTGGAGCAAATAGCAGAAAGCCAGAAAAGACACACCACTTCGGCAACAAAGCCGGGTTGTTCGATCATGAGCATAGGGCCGGGCCTTATTCCGTACATGAACATTGCGGCCATAAGAATTGCCGT
This Thermodesulforhabdus norvegica DNA region includes the following protein-coding sequences:
- a CDS encoding CaiB/BaiF CoA transferase family protein translates to MLQPLQGIRVLELARTLAGPFCGMILGDMGADVIKVEQPGVGDETRHYKPPEWGGESCYYLSLNRNKKSITVNLKSEQGREIIKALAAQSDVLIENFRTGTMEKFGLGYEELKKINPELVYCAVSGFGRRGPLKDEPAYDLLMQAFGGLMSVTGEPEGPPVRVGFSIVDLATGLYAAFGVMAALFARTKTGKGQYVEVSLLQAVVSLQTYLGQSFLATGESPGRMGSGHPNLAPYQAFEAGDGYVIIAVPNDWLWIKMCDALGLEHLKNDPRFKTNKDRVKHREVLVELITDFTRRKSREEIISRLKKAGVPCGPINTVGEVLTHPQVVHLKMVEEVPHPTIGIMKLLGIPLYLSDTPGSIRLAPPLLGEHTEEVLQGLGYSEADIENLRKEGVI
- a CDS encoding 3-hydroxyacyl-CoA dehydrogenase family protein, coding for MGTDSLYTGHVEVRKVACIGSGFIGQGWAVVFALRGLPVAAYDIGETVLSEAQRRIRKHLNLLRDHGLVTSDEVDEALGRIEFTTVMERALEGADYVQESVPDRLQIKRKVFQDLDGMTDRAVILASSSSGFRMTDIQKGLRHPERCVLVHPFLPVHIIPVVEVVGGELTSPEVVERVCEFMKRVGKVPIRLKKEVPGYILNRFQAAVLREAVDLVGRGVASVEDIDRAFRLGLGIRDPFMGPFMRASMAGGDIEGFFEHFSSSYRSRWEDMATWTEIPEEAKEKVVEEVSLLETAFGTDLEARELWRDRMIVEMIKFLNSFEVKE
- a CDS encoding thiamine pyrophosphate-dependent enzyme codes for the protein MNSGSLINPSRPPVFCPGCSHETVVKALDRALVNLGLQGDRVCIVSDIGCSGLFDTFFNTHAVHGLHGRALTYATGIKMCRPELKVIVTLGDGGVGIGGAHFLAACRRNLDLTLIIMNNFNFGMTGGQHSSTTPQDASVTTSFLNRIEKPLPVAEVAAAAGAPFVYVCSAQDGNLTGILEEAVKFDGFSVVEIREICPGRYSRRNRLTPKMLEESVKLTPFRGLVEHNLRTEYGKAYREHLGKLEPVSLPEGIEIRFEPLERRRYEVLILGAAGQHVVTAGEVLALAAMSAGLRVAQKNEYDITVLRGPSIAEVILSGDEIHYTGIKSPDVVLAVAQEGVERRRAIFEKLSEKSLIICDSGLNLPACPAEIKEVSFRDLGIKKNQRAFGALALMAIMKRGITVDMLRFAIERRYESQKIRQEMREMLKKLSEGITGNGNR
- a CDS encoding transketolase C-terminal domain-containing protein — encoded protein: MRKVFWEGNEAVAWGALHAGCRFFAGYPITPATTILHTMLRILPPNGGIVMQGEDEIASIGFCIGASMAGYKAMTATSGPGISLYSENISFAIACEIPLVIVDVQRLGPSTGSATRGADGDVQFIRWSNTGGFPTIVLCPTTVSDCYSLTIHAFNLAERFRCPVFIASNKEIGMTREVIDLDELEKPPLLDRMEAPKEEVYLPYRVSSDGRVPYFLPIGARGRLSRFTSSTHGEDGYITTNPEHIERQNRRLEEKLISSVDEFTFYDYFHKDNADTLVISYGITARSALEAARTLESKAQTVSLLVLKTLWPVPEKLIREKAKDYERIAVVEMNTGQYVREISRVLCRDDIISITKMNGTLITPEEIERSLSK
- a CDS encoding hydroxyacid dehydrogenase — encoded protein: MKILLAEKIHEAGMTILEQAGKVMVSPSVSEEVIVEELKDADAFVVRSSPVTRRMIQASPRLKVIGRHGIGVDNIDLEAATERGVIVVNTPDANSMSVAEYVVMAMGYLAKRFKEADRALREGLFNRDGSLPGLVTRLGFTCIELNGKTLGLVGFGRIGRLVARKCRDGFDMRVIAYDPYISEEAIRQGGAVPRSDLESVFVEADVVSVHVPLSEETRGLIDMRYLRLMKPTAYLINAARGGIVVEKDLYEILKEKRIAGAAIDVFEKEPPPPDHPFFTLDNVLVTPHMAAMTDGALKRMAEEVARDVVAVLKGERPRNLVNPQAWDETRFKENRL
- a CDS encoding hydroxyacid dehydrogenase, coding for MEKRFSVLLCEDMHEAGVNLLKEKCNVKFPESLEEDDLVREVADVDAVVIRARGAITRRVIEAAPRLKVIGRHGVGLDNIDLEAAREKGIRVVYTPLANAQSVAEHFVGLALVLAKKINHAFEALKQGHWNARYEIRTTELQGKTLGVVGFGNIGQCTARICHFGFEMPVLYFDVEPKEDAEKLMNARRVSLEELFSQSDIISINLPLLPETRHLIDRKFFTMMKPTAFVINMARGPVWKEEDLIEVLKERRIAGAAADVFEQEPLPADHPLLKLDNFVGTPHMAAHTEEGMYRMSMVAEDVIAVLEGREPRFPAV
- a CDS encoding GntR family transcriptional regulator; this encodes MPQKSSNLDALVKKIENMILTGVFRPREHLVETDLASRLNVSRYAVRDALKILETKGLVQITPYKGATVKDLSKKEIEDIFVIRVQLERLALRLALKNIRPEDIDRLEELADRFEEAYEKRDIEAMIQTNSRFHDAMFELADNPVLFQLIVDLRTRLYIVRYASWSSPGVLQTILQEHREFLKAFREKDVAKLDELAERHLAHAKERYLAQLEAVEAFAH
- a CDS encoding UxaA family hydrolase, which encodes MDAVRTGAILIHRSDNVAVALKDIAEGSCLQVGGLRVVLRDHVPRGHKFAVSPIPAGSPVFKYGHYIGTATKDILPGEHVHDHNMVAGEVPGDRKVAAGRSFFPDTSEPDEPPVFKGFLRPDGSVGIRNYVAIMTTVSCANPVASRIADIFRPRLEKDFPGVDGVVAFGHTLGCGMAARSPGLANLRRSIAGYCNHPSFFAVVLLGLGCETNQLKALLDEYYLKDRSRLLTVNIQDVGGTERAVEIVRDWLERELKEASAVKRVDVPVSRLVVGLECGGSDAFSGITANPSLGVAVDMLVGYGGTAVLSETPEIYGAEHILMTRAVNDRVSLKLAEKIEWWKNYTGLHGCVLDNNPQPGNKAGGITTIYEKSLGAVSKGGTTSLRAVYDYAERITETGLVFMDTPGYDVTSITGMVAGGAHLICFTTGRGSVLGCKPAPVIKIASNSDTFLRMQKDMDLNAGAIIDEGLTLREMGECIFREILEVASGKKTKSESFGFGDDSFVPWHIGAVI